One region of Ictalurus punctatus breed USDA103 chromosome 6, Coco_2.0, whole genome shotgun sequence genomic DNA includes:
- the fev gene encoding protein FEV yields MKGCSPSAAHRATGQNLVFNMYLSDPTENLLKESKSPSWSPINAGVQKGSGQIQLWQFLLELLSDSSNVSCIAWEGASGEFKLTDPDEVARRWGARKSKPNMNYDKLSRALRYYYDKNIMSKVHGKRYAYRFDFRGLAQACQPSSSSTSSSSSSEALYTLHTNFTSIPFSGISKLNLVAPGVGPHGFPYWTGSGPALYPSHGLQPPAHFSAAHISCVNNINHLNNINNHYN; encoded by the exons atgaaagGCTGCTCCCCCTCAGCAGCGCACAGAGCTACAGGACAGAACCTGGTGTTTAACATGTATCTCTCAG atccGACAGAAAATTTATTGAAGGAAAGTAAAAGTCCGTCTTGGAGCCCCATCAATGCAGGAGTACAGAAAG GAAGTGGTCAGATCCAGCTGTGGCAGTTTCTTCTGGAGCTCCTGTCGGACAGCTCGAATGTGTCGTGTATAGCGTGGGAGGGGGCGAGCGGCGAGTTTAAGCTGACCGACCCGGATGAGGTGGCGCGACGCTGGGGGGCACGCAAGAGCAAACCCAACATGAACTACGACAAGCTGAGCCGCGCCCTGCGTTACTACTACGACAAGAACATCATGAGCAAAGTTCATGGCAAGCGCTACGCCTACAGATTCGACTTCCGGGGCCTGGCGCAGGCCTGCCAGccttcttcctcttccacttcctcttcatcttcctccgaGGCCCTTTACACGCTCCACACCAACTTCACCTCCATTCCTTTCTCAGGAATCTCCAAGCTGAACCTGGTGGCTCCTGGTGTCGGTCCTCACGGCTTTCCATATTGGACCGGATCCGGACCGGCGCTGTATCCGAGTCATGGCCTGCAGCCGCCTGCGCATTTCAGTGCAGCGCATATCAGCTGCGTGAACAACATCAACCAcctcaacaacatcaacaatcaCTATAACtga
- the cryba2b gene encoding beta-crystallin A2b, with translation MNPEQQMEQRGSQWSITVFEEEYFQGKCCHFTMECQNILDRDFRKIRSIKVENGPWVGYEYPEYQGQQFVLEKGDYPCYQAWSGNSSYRTEHLLSFRPIHCAKHSDSKVSLYECEDFQGRKFELCDDYPSLQAMGWCSKEVPSIKVNSGAWVAYQFPGYRGYQYILERDRREGEYRNYNEFGTQAHTNQIQSIRRIQH, from the exons ATGAACCCGGAGCAGCAGATGGAGCAGAGGGGGAGTCAGTGGAGCATCACCGTGTTCGAGGAGGAATACTTCCAGGGAAAGTGCTGTCACTTCACCATGGAGTGTCAGAACATCCTGGACCGAGACTTCAGGAAGATCCGCTCCATCAAGGTGGAGAACGGACC gtgggTGGGTTACGAGTACCCGGAGTACCAGGGACAGCAGTTTGTGTTGGAGAAGGGAGATTATCCGTGTTATCAGGCCTGGAGTGGAAACAGCAGCTACCGCACTGAACACCTTCTGTCCTTCAGGCCCATCCATTGTGCT AAGCACAGTGACAGTAAGGTGTCCCTGTACGAGTGTGAGGATTTCCAGGGCCGGAAGTTCGAGCTGTGTGATGATTATCCGTCTCTGCAGGCCATGGGCTGGTGCAGCAAGGAAGTACCGTCCATCAAAGTCAACTCCGGAGC cTGGGTGGCGTACCAGTTCCCAGGTTATCGTGGTTATCAGTACATCTTGGAGAGAGACCGACGCGAGGGCGAGTACAGAAACTACAACGAGTTCGGTACTCAGGCTCACACCAACCAGATCCAGTCGATCCGCAGGATTCAGCATTAA
- the cdk5r2b gene encoding cyclin-dependent kinase 5 activator 2b yields the protein MGTVLSVSPVLQDEVDERKRRGLSKPRLMVSTFGFKMVKQKSSKKVNPHPFPTIHIGEDLKAPPQNSPPQSGETEATSQKLEQTKLPVTKQQEDVQKNQPSCQVLTPPVRITVQASTGELLLCLGRFLRHRCLKIADLTSNEVIAWFRNVDQTLLMQGWQEEGFITPPILVFVYLLCRDTVSEDITSPGELHGVFLTCLYLTYSYLGTEISYPLQPFIIDANKDVFWQQALGVIDKLSSQMLRINMDPQFFTEVFQELKNEGEVKNRNGLDR from the coding sequence ATGGGCACGGTGCTCTCTGTCTCCCCAGTGTTGCAGGACGAAGTGGATGAACGCAAGAGGAGAGGCCTGAGCAAACCGAGGTTGATGGTATCAACCTTCGGTTTCAAGATGGTTAAGCAGAAAAGTAGCAAGAAAGTCAACCCACATCCATTTCCGACCATCCATATCGGAGAAGATTTGAAAGCACCACCCCAAAACTCTCCACCACAGTCTGGAGAAACCGAGGCAACATCCCAAAAACTGGAACAAACTAAACTCCCAGTAACCAAGCAGCAGGAAGACGTGCAGAAAAACCAACCAAGCTGCCAGGTCCTCACGCCTCCAGTCCGCATCACTGTCCAAGCCTCCACAGGTGAGCTGCTGCTCTGTCTGGGTCGATTCCTACGCCATCGCTGCCTTAAAATCGCTGATCTAACCTCAAACGAGGTGATCGCCTGGTTCAGGAACGTGGACCAGACTCTGTTGATGCAGGGCTGGCAGGAGGAGGGCTTCATAACACCTCCCATTCTCGTCTTCGTCTACCTGCTGTGCCGGGACACCGTGAGCGAGGACATCACCAGTCCAGGTGAGCTCCACGGCGTCTTTCTCACCTGCCTGTACCTGACCTACTCTTACCTGGGCACCGAGATCTCGTACCCGCTCCAGCCCTTCATTATCGACGCTAATAAGGATGTGTTCTGGCAGCAGGCTCTGGGTGTCATCGATAAACTCAGCTCCCAAATGCTGAGGATCAACATGGACCCGCAGTTCTTCACTGAGGTTTTCCAGGAGCTGAAAAATGAAGGAGAAGTGAAGAACAGGAATGGTCTGGACCGCTGA